A genomic region of Bacteroidota bacterium contains the following coding sequences:
- a CDS encoding DUF1800 domain-containing protein yields the protein MTKDISRILESGKAQLADRARTLPPAFQRQEPVRLAHAPWPGAPLNISAGLEPFESPLDAQTAGHLLRRTQFGAPIDQINGLIGTGASDAVDGIIAAALDTTATPFPEKPAWADEIPPFNGTQEEIDAFVANNIAWLYEFQDEWFALLMSVGLRERMTLFWHNHFATQYDDYFLAMHAYRYLKLMRENAFGNLKDFVRAVGKDPAMLEYLDGNTNRVGEPNENYGRELLELFTMSPKDSAGNDNYSQQDIVEAARALTGWIIDYINHVGVFNPSRFDDGEKTILGQTGNWGYDDVVDIIFQERGTETAYFICEKLYKEFVYAVPDPVIVDELAQDLLIANFEIEPVLTRLLKSAHFFDAAVIGAQLKSPIAMVTGMPVDVGQESTPEQLAFLRLAAIFLQQDLLNPPNVAGWPGYRTWISTTSLPIRLLLSDLILFGNNGEDLVDMTPIVAQLPGANSPNAAFELPVALASYLLPVPLDTLDIGTVTEVFGGDLVNFPIPEEVLNGPAYAIDLAKIFLAGVPWYEWDLSADIAPILLALYARFLTQRPEFQLA from the coding sequence ATGACCAAGGATATATCCCGTATTTTAGAAAGCGGCAAAGCACAACTGGCGGATCGCGCGCGTACCCTGCCGCCGGCTTTTCAACGCCAGGAACCCGTTCGCCTTGCCCATGCCCCCTGGCCCGGTGCGCCCCTGAACATTTCAGCAGGGCTCGAACCTTTCGAATCGCCGCTCGATGCGCAGACCGCCGGCCATTTGCTCCGCCGTACCCAGTTTGGGGCGCCCATAGACCAGATTAACGGACTGATTGGCACCGGAGCCAGCGATGCCGTTGATGGCATCATCGCTGCGGCCCTCGATACAACGGCAACTCCTTTTCCTGAAAAGCCGGCATGGGCAGACGAAATTCCGCCTTTTAATGGGACGCAGGAAGAGATTGATGCTTTTGTGGCCAATAACATTGCCTGGCTTTATGAATTCCAGGATGAATGGTTTGCGCTACTTATGTCGGTTGGATTACGCGAGCGAATGACACTTTTTTGGCATAATCATTTTGCCACGCAATACGACGACTACTTCCTGGCCATGCACGCGTACCGCTACCTGAAACTGATGCGCGAAAATGCTTTTGGCAACTTGAAAGACTTTGTGCGGGCAGTTGGCAAAGATCCTGCGATGCTCGAGTACCTCGACGGGAATACAAACCGCGTGGGAGAGCCCAATGAAAATTATGGGCGTGAATTGCTTGAGCTGTTTACCATGAGCCCGAAAGACAGCGCCGGCAACGACAATTACTCCCAGCAAGACATCGTGGAAGCCGCACGTGCGCTCACGGGCTGGATCATCGATTACATCAACCATGTTGGTGTTTTTAATCCGAGTCGTTTTGACGATGGCGAAAAGACCATTCTGGGCCAGACAGGGAATTGGGGATACGACGATGTAGTTGATATCATTTTCCAGGAGCGGGGTACCGAGACAGCCTATTTCATCTGCGAGAAGCTGTACAAAGAATTTGTATACGCTGTCCCTGATCCGGTTATCGTTGATGAATTGGCGCAAGATCTGTTAATCGCCAATTTTGAAATTGAGCCCGTGCTCACTCGCTTGTTGAAAAGTGCACATTTTTTCGATGCAGCCGTCATCGGCGCCCAATTGAAAAGTCCGATAGCCATGGTTACGGGGATGCCGGTTGATGTTGGTCAGGAGTCTACGCCTGAGCAGCTAGCTTTTCTGCGTCTAGCGGCAATATTCCTGCAGCAAGACCTGTTAAATCCGCCCAACGTCGCCGGCTGGCCCGGGTACCGCACGTGGATTTCCACAACTTCGCTCCCTATCCGTTTGCTTCTCTCTGATCTCATTCTTTTTGGTAATAATGGGGAAGACCTGGTCGACATGACCCCCATCGTAGCACAGTTGCCCGGAGCAAATTCCCCAAACGCAGCCTTTGAACTTCCTGTAGCACTGGCTTCGTATCTATTGCCTGTGCCATTGGATACCCTCGATATCGGGACAGTCACTGAAGTTTTTGGTGGTGACCTGGTCAATTTCCCTATTCCCGAGGAGGTATTAAACGGGCCGGCCTATGCTATCGACCTGGCCAAAATTTTCCTGGCCGGCGTGCCCTGGTACGAATGGGACCTTTCTGCTGATATCGCACCCATATTGTTGGCGCTCTACGCCCGCTTCCTCACGCAACGCCCTGAATTTCAGTTGGCCTGA
- a CDS encoding sigma-70 family RNA polymerase sigma factor: MSEAPKEITQLLSDIASGDTDALNAIMPLIYNDLHERAHRYLKNERGNHTLNTTALVHEAYLKLVGQQQVDWQNRGHFFGVASLVMRRILINYAKQHQAEKRGGGVAPQTFLEDFVIKEARSEHLLALDEALQQLERLNERQAKVVELRYFGGLTHEEVAEILSLSVPTVRRDWRFARAWLNRELKADAS, from the coding sequence ATGTCTGAAGCCCCAAAAGAAATAACCCAGTTGTTGTCTGATATTGCCTCTGGTGATACAGATGCGCTGAATGCTATCATGCCGCTCATTTATAATGACCTGCATGAACGGGCACACCGATACCTGAAAAATGAGCGCGGTAACCACACATTAAATACCACAGCACTTGTCCATGAAGCGTACCTCAAGCTGGTCGGACAGCAACAGGTTGACTGGCAAAACCGCGGCCATTTTTTTGGCGTCGCGTCGCTGGTCATGCGACGTATTCTGATCAACTACGCAAAACAGCATCAGGCTGAAAAACGTGGTGGAGGTGTTGCACCGCAAACCTTCCTTGAAGACTTTGTCATCAAAGAAGCGCGATCTGAACATTTGCTTGCGCTGGATGAAGCCCTTCAACAACTGGAAAGACTAAATGAACGCCAGGCCAAAGTGGTTGAACTGAGATACTTTGGTGGTTTGACACACGAAGAGGTTGCAGAAATCCTCAGTCTATCTGTGCCCACCGTGCGCAGAGATTGGCGCTTTGCCCGCGCGTGGCTGAATCGTGAATTGAAAGCTGACGCATCCTGA